From a region of the Candidatus Abyssobacteria bacterium SURF_5 genome:
- a CDS encoding sensor histidine kinase — translation MTARKKARISLRVKIFIALLLVGIPPLTVALFVAYSSGTSIRQFYIGSRFQDLSVWMADEINSGLSSEISEAESIALAPTVVDAVVTANQAYKGKAPEDILKEITAIDEEWKSLPKVNEQVRSYLANPVSQYFQNILQLRSDKYTEIFLTDEQGAIVGATGKTSDFYQADEDWWNRSFNRGNGRNIVQGIEHDESTQVKSITIAVPVREVSSKTVIGILKIVMRSDYLFRSVNTLRIEGTGYAGLMTKDGELLATSALVRTGRVAPNFWRVIVSQGKGWTNARNEVAEENVLGFAEVDLSTLSGESFLTGGKWYIFFYQNADEAFGRIYAMASKVLSLGFGLVLILSILGFYATNRIVMPIRLLREEAQYIARGDLGRHIEVHTNDEIELLADEINIMSEKLKETHSNLEQKIEERTVELSEANRKLEAQREVLLKVNKQLMKASTLKSQFLGDICDGLNNPVMNIIRLAEVVVQESGGMNDLQRNYLDDILSNAKHLHQLINEVFTLAKATSGKIELNLTSVDAEKMLRDVHETVKALASEKNIKFEFNIASNTRTVTADANLLKHIIFNLYTNAIKYNRINGKIVVAARRVDDVIETSVTDTGIGIRAEDQERIFHEFERVDEGQEPYFEGAGMGLALAQRFVEMHGGKIWVESEYGKGSTFIFRMPVAQEK, via the coding sequence ATGACAGCCCGAAAAAAAGCGAGAATCAGCCTTCGCGTCAAAATATTCATCGCACTGCTCTTGGTGGGCATACCGCCGCTCACAGTCGCGCTCTTTGTCGCGTATTCGTCCGGAACCAGTATCCGGCAATTCTATATCGGCAGCCGCTTTCAAGACCTGTCCGTATGGATGGCCGACGAGATCAACTCCGGGCTTTCCTCAGAAATATCGGAGGCCGAGAGCATCGCCCTCGCTCCCACCGTTGTCGATGCCGTTGTCACCGCCAATCAAGCGTACAAGGGAAAAGCTCCGGAGGATATCCTCAAAGAGATCACGGCAATCGACGAGGAGTGGAAGTCACTGCCGAAAGTAAACGAGCAGGTGCGCTCGTATCTCGCCAACCCGGTATCCCAATACTTTCAGAATATCCTCCAGTTGCGCTCGGACAAATACACCGAGATATTCCTAACCGACGAGCAGGGGGCCATTGTCGGAGCCACCGGCAAAACAAGCGATTTTTATCAGGCCGATGAAGACTGGTGGAACCGCTCATTCAATCGCGGCAACGGGCGTAATATCGTGCAGGGAATCGAACATGATGAAAGCACCCAGGTCAAATCCATAACGATTGCGGTCCCGGTGCGCGAGGTTTCCAGCAAGACGGTCATCGGCATCTTGAAGATCGTGATGCGCTCGGATTATCTGTTCCGGTCGGTGAACACGCTCAGGATAGAGGGAACCGGCTATGCCGGGCTCATGACGAAGGACGGTGAATTGCTGGCGACGTCCGCACTCGTTCGAACCGGACGCGTCGCGCCAAATTTCTGGCGCGTCATCGTCAGCCAGGGGAAGGGGTGGACAAACGCGCGCAATGAGGTGGCCGAGGAAAACGTGCTTGGATTCGCCGAAGTCGACTTGAGCACGCTCAGCGGAGAATCGTTCCTCACAGGCGGAAAATGGTACATCTTCTTCTATCAAAATGCCGATGAGGCCTTCGGCCGGATCTATGCCATGGCCTCAAAGGTCCTCTCGCTCGGATTTGGATTGGTCCTCATCCTCAGCATCCTCGGATTCTACGCGACCAATCGAATCGTCATGCCCATACGGCTCCTGAGGGAGGAGGCCCAGTACATCGCCCGCGGTGATTTGGGCAGGCACATCGAGGTCCATACAAACGACGAGATCGAACTGCTGGCCGATGAAATCAATATCATGTCGGAAAAACTCAAGGAGACCCACTCCAACCTCGAACAGAAAATCGAGGAGCGGACTGTGGAACTTTCCGAGGCCAATAGAAAACTCGAGGCGCAACGCGAAGTCCTTCTGAAAGTGAACAAGCAACTGATGAAGGCGAGCACGCTCAAATCCCAATTCCTGGGAGATATCTGCGACGGATTGAACAACCCCGTCATGAATATCATTCGCCTGGCGGAAGTGGTCGTGCAAGAATCGGGAGGAATGAACGACCTGCAGAGAAACTACCTCGATGATATCCTGAGCAATGCAAAGCACCTCCACCAGTTGATCAATGAGGTTTTCACGCTTGCCAAGGCGACCTCCGGCAAAATCGAGCTGAACCTGACCAGCGTTGATGCCGAAAAAATGCTCCGCGACGTGCATGAGACGGTGAAAGCGCTTGCGTCTGAAAAGAACATAAAGTTCGAATTCAACATTGCCTCGAATACGCGAACGGTCACCGCCGACGCGAACCTGCTGAAGCACATCATTTTTAATCTATACACCAACGCCATCAAATACAACCGTATTAACGGCAAAATAGTCGTGGCGGCCCGGCGCGTGGATGATGTAATCGAGACCTCCGTCACCGATACCGGGATCGGTATTCGCGCTGAAGACCAGGAGCGGATCTTCCACGAATTTGAGCGCGTGGACGAAGGACAAGAGCCTTATTTCGAAGGAGCAGGCATGGGGCTCGCTCTGGCCCAGCGATTCGTCGAGATGCACGGCGGGAAAATATGGGTCGAGAGCGAGTACGGGAAAGGCAGCACGTTCATTTTCCGGATGCCCGTGGCGCAGGAGAAATAA
- a CDS encoding type II secretion system protein produces the protein MNCRGGNRRNAVNSVTGFTLLELLAVIAIIGILAGLALPAISRVRERSKIGAAKAQLAHIETAISQFYADHGTFPAMGNDWLDGTFYPSEDIGTDRIGPFMWDNTLKDWVVNPAYQGPDRDGSEGNYQLDPGEDIGLDLVANDPYDSSPNIPSYFSDNDGSTTDPSIGENNGKLDGSYYDRLGMFTKEDTSGLFDIFGPRGLQYHYYAAQVTGQTMHGMPEFTAYTGLADYKTNHPTHYNRWVIYSVGPDGIDHGLHNYFLTMQSGEDVGSDGYASDPSDADTDFILFEPSANENNETDDALSGTPVTFRETQWTISFAGGSYERGLNPAGTSELDTADGQPVFSYDVRQERRSQRHIYATPDGDAAAFGVIMRYGP, from the coding sequence ATGAACTGCAGGGGAGGAAACAGGAGGAACGCCGTTAATTCGGTCACCGGATTCACGCTGCTCGAATTACTTGCGGTTATCGCCATCATTGGTATTCTTGCAGGGCTGGCACTTCCCGCGATTTCACGCGTGAGGGAGCGCTCCAAAATTGGAGCGGCCAAGGCTCAGCTTGCGCACATAGAGACGGCGATCAGCCAGTTTTATGCCGACCATGGCACGTTTCCCGCGATGGGAAATGACTGGCTCGACGGAACATTTTATCCGAGCGAGGATATCGGAACCGATAGGATCGGGCCGTTCATGTGGGACAATACGCTCAAGGACTGGGTGGTAAATCCGGCTTATCAGGGGCCGGACCGTGATGGGAGTGAGGGTAATTATCAGCTTGACCCGGGGGAAGACATAGGGTTGGACCTTGTTGCAAATGACCCGTACGACAGTTCACCTAATATCCCGTCGTATTTCAGCGACAACGACGGCAGTACGACGGACCCCAGTATCGGCGAGAATAACGGGAAGCTTGATGGAAGTTACTATGACCGTCTGGGCATGTTCACCAAGGAAGATACGTCGGGGCTGTTCGATATCTTTGGGCCGAGGGGATTGCAGTATCATTACTATGCCGCTCAGGTGACTGGTCAAACGATGCATGGGATGCCGGAGTTTACAGCCTATACCGGTCTTGCGGATTACAAGACCAATCACCCGACCCATTATAACCGATGGGTCATCTACAGCGTGGGTCCGGACGGAATCGATCATGGGTTGCATAATTATTTCCTAACGATGCAGAGCGGCGAGGATGTCGGGTCGGACGGGTACGCAAGCGATCCGTCGGATGCCGATACTGATTTCATCCTGTTTGAGCCGAGTGCGAATGAAAATAACGAGACGGATGACGCCTTGAGCGGCACACCGGTGACTTTCCGGGAAACTCAGTGGACCATCAGCTTTGCGGGTGGGAGTTACGAGAGGGGTCTTAATCCCGCCGGCACTTCTGAACTTGACACTGCGGACGGGCAGCCGGTCTTCAGTTACGATGTCAGGCAGGAGCGGCGCAGTCAGCGGCACATATATGCCACTCCTGACGGAGACGCGGCGGCGTTCGGCGTCATCATGAGGTACGGCCCGTAA
- a CDS encoding ATP-dependent DNA helicase PcrA, with protein sequence MNELMKNLNERQREAVATTDGPLVVIAGAGSGKTRVITYRAAYLIHTHKVFPKNILAVTFTNKAAEEMRNRIRKLLGTAQLQAWVGTFHATCLQLLRRDAHLLGYKRSFIIYDESDQLSLVKHLMKRLNLAQKDYNPNAILARIGLAKNQMIGPEEFETTAVTMFEEKVAQLYRLYDEALKEHNAMDFDDLLNNALTLLLRFPDCANKYRNLFRYIMVDEFQDTNRVQYELVRELAKHHRNLCVVGDDDQSIYSWRGANIENLFDFQKDFPEAKSIFLEENYRSTQRILDAANAVIMNNERRKPKRLWTRKGEGEKIVWFPAPDEHGEAYYIATEIINLKREKPHLKNSDFAVFYRTNAQSRVIEDVFRQSGLPYVVIGSVRFYDRKEIKDVLAFAKVIANPADAVSLRRIINIPPRGIGKATVEKADAFAVEKGITLLQAIERSSEIPGLRTDAVAKLSAFAQYMARLMEKKTQMSTPDFIREIIESSGYLKMLEQDRSFEAQARVENLAELISAAVEFLHSGKPALEEFIENTSLRTDIDEWDDETDFIPLMTLHSAKGLEFPVVFIAGMEEELFPHLNSMTSQARLEEERRLCYVGLTRAQERIFLTSADLRHIHGMALMHLPSRFIDEIPEEILLSPPKEPPKYYSPEFAQVADEPDASPFIVGDLIEHATFGTGRIAAVSGRGESMKVAVRFFRDNKQRDLMVRYANLKKK encoded by the coding sequence ATGAATGAACTCATGAAAAATCTCAATGAACGCCAGCGGGAAGCCGTGGCGACAACTGACGGCCCTCTCGTTGTGATCGCCGGCGCCGGCAGCGGGAAGACCCGCGTCATCACGTATCGCGCGGCGTATTTGATTCACACGCATAAGGTTTTCCCCAAAAACATCCTCGCCGTCACCTTCACCAACAAGGCCGCCGAAGAAATGCGCAACCGCATCCGAAAACTGCTCGGAACCGCCCAACTCCAAGCATGGGTCGGCACCTTTCACGCCACCTGCCTCCAACTCCTGCGCAGAGACGCACATCTGCTCGGATACAAGCGCAGTTTCATCATCTATGACGAGTCCGATCAGCTCTCGTTGGTCAAGCACCTGATGAAGCGCCTCAATCTTGCGCAGAAGGACTACAACCCAAATGCCATTCTTGCGCGCATCGGACTGGCCAAAAACCAGATGATCGGCCCTGAAGAATTTGAAACAACCGCAGTAACCATGTTCGAGGAGAAAGTCGCACAATTGTACCGCCTCTACGACGAAGCCCTCAAAGAACACAACGCGATGGACTTCGACGACCTCCTCAACAACGCGCTCACGCTGCTGCTCAGGTTTCCGGACTGCGCAAACAAGTATCGAAATCTTTTTCGCTATATCATGGTGGACGAATTCCAGGACACGAACCGCGTGCAGTACGAGTTGGTCCGGGAACTGGCAAAGCACCACCGGAACTTGTGCGTTGTCGGAGATGACGATCAGAGCATCTACAGTTGGCGCGGCGCGAATATCGAGAACCTGTTTGACTTCCAGAAAGACTTCCCGGAGGCCAAGAGCATTTTTCTCGAAGAGAACTACCGGTCCACACAACGCATCCTCGACGCGGCAAATGCTGTCATCATGAACAATGAGCGGCGCAAGCCGAAACGGTTGTGGACCCGAAAGGGAGAGGGTGAAAAGATCGTCTGGTTCCCGGCGCCCGACGAGCACGGCGAGGCATACTACATCGCCACCGAGATCATCAATCTGAAGCGCGAGAAACCGCATTTGAAAAACAGCGATTTCGCCGTCTTCTATCGCACAAACGCGCAATCGCGCGTCATCGAGGACGTCTTCCGCCAATCGGGGCTGCCATATGTCGTCATCGGCAGCGTTCGCTTCTATGATCGCAAAGAGATCAAGGATGTCCTCGCATTCGCAAAAGTCATCGCAAATCCGGCCGACGCTGTCAGCCTGAGGAGAATCATCAACATACCCCCGCGCGGCATCGGCAAGGCAACTGTCGAAAAGGCCGACGCGTTCGCCGTCGAGAAGGGCATCACCCTGCTGCAAGCGATCGAGCGCTCATCGGAAATTCCCGGCCTTCGGACCGATGCGGTCGCGAAACTTTCCGCATTCGCGCAATACATGGCCCGGCTCATGGAAAAGAAAACGCAGATGAGCACGCCGGACTTCATCCGGGAAATCATCGAGAGCAGCGGTTATCTGAAGATGTTGGAACAGGACCGGTCGTTCGAGGCGCAGGCCCGCGTGGAGAATCTGGCGGAACTTATCTCCGCAGCCGTCGAATTTCTCCATTCCGGGAAACCCGCGTTGGAGGAGTTCATCGAAAATACATCCTTGCGGACCGATATCGATGAATGGGACGACGAGACCGACTTCATTCCTCTGATGACGCTCCATTCAGCCAAGGGACTGGAATTCCCGGTAGTCTTCATAGCGGGAATGGAGGAGGAACTGTTTCCTCATCTGAATTCGATGACGTCACAGGCTCGTCTCGAGGAAGAGCGCAGGCTGTGCTATGTCGGCCTCACGCGCGCACAAGAGCGGATATTTCTGACGTCAGCCGATCTTCGCCACATCCACGGCATGGCGCTGATGCATCTCCCTTCGCGCTTCATCGACGAGATACCGGAGGAGATCCTGCTTTCACCCCCAAAAGAACCCCCGAAATATTACTCGCCCGAATTTGCTCAGGTCGCGGACGAACCCGACGCCTCCCCCTTTATTGTGGGCGATCTGATAGAGCATGCCACTTTCGGGACGGGACGCATTGCCGCCGTCAGCGGCCGAGGAGAATCAATGAAAGTGGCCGTGCGTTTTTTCCGGGATAACAAACAGAGAGACCTCATGGTACGGTACGCAAACCTGAAGAAAAAGTGA
- the pheA gene encoding prephenate dehydratase — protein sequence MSLEQFRKKIDQIDTKIIQLLNERATAAMQIGKIKDQANAHVYAPAREKQIFDKITAKNEGPLSNDALKAIYKEIISASRSLEKPLTVTYLGPQGTFTHVAALQKFGSSTTYLPARTISDVFLDVQKGRAHYGVVPIENSTEGIVSYTLDMFMESDLKIFSEVMLEVSHNLMSKGQLTDIRKVYSHPQALGQCRKWLEANLPLAELIATSSTTQAAELAEKDVSAAAIANELASEIYHLNLLVRRIEDSPNNFTRFLVIGHSMAERGERDKTSLMFSIKHRAGALSEVLKTFSACGINLTRIESRPSRQQAWEYVFFVDLEGHVQDPKVSQALNEAAASCIFLKSLGSYPSGG from the coding sequence ATGTCGCTCGAGCAATTCCGCAAGAAAATCGATCAGATCGACACCAAAATCATTCAGCTGCTCAACGAACGCGCCACGGCCGCCATGCAGATCGGCAAGATCAAGGACCAGGCAAACGCACACGTTTACGCGCCGGCGCGTGAAAAACAGATATTCGACAAGATCACAGCCAAAAACGAAGGCCCGCTTTCCAACGATGCGCTGAAGGCAATTTATAAGGAAATCATTTCCGCCAGCCGCAGCCTCGAAAAACCGCTGACGGTAACGTATCTCGGCCCGCAAGGAACCTTCACCCATGTCGCGGCGCTCCAGAAATTCGGAAGTTCAACGACATACCTGCCTGCGCGTACCATATCCGACGTCTTCCTGGATGTACAAAAGGGACGGGCTCATTACGGCGTCGTCCCCATCGAAAACTCCACCGAAGGTATCGTCAGCTATACTCTGGACATGTTCATGGAGTCGGACCTGAAAATCTTTTCGGAAGTCATGCTGGAGGTGTCCCACAACCTCATGTCCAAAGGTCAGTTGACCGATATCCGGAAAGTATATTCCCATCCGCAGGCGCTCGGGCAGTGCCGGAAATGGCTCGAGGCAAACTTGCCGCTCGCCGAGTTGATCGCGACATCCAGCACGACCCAGGCGGCTGAACTCGCCGAAAAAGATGTTTCCGCCGCGGCCATCGCAAACGAACTCGCTTCCGAAATCTACCACCTGAATCTGCTGGTGCGCAGAATCGAAGACAGCCCCAATAATTTTACCCGATTCCTGGTCATTGGCCATTCGATGGCCGAACGCGGCGAACGCGATAAGACCTCGCTCATGTTCTCCATCAAACATCGCGCCGGCGCGCTCTCGGAAGTCCTAAAAACATTTTCCGCCTGCGGAATCAACCTCACTCGAATTGAGTCCAGACCGTCACGGCAACAGGCATGGGAATATGTCTTCTTCGTCGATCTTGAAGGCCATGTCCAGGACCCAAAGGTCAGCCAAGCCCTCAACGAGGCCGCCGCTTCCTGCATTTTCCTCAAGAGCCTCGGCTCCTACCCGAGCGGAGGGTGA
- a CDS encoding thiamine-phosphate pyrophosphorylase: MHGSTYLYRIIDANANRAREGLRTVEEYLRLAQNSTELTFRLKSLRHEITETISKLRIEDQMIQARASDSDVGATDPAGSEAIRTSAGDIVVANLRRSQEALRVLEEFSKMISQEAACAFKKLRFSTYTIERDIRLRAPERQKPGGERDQK; encoded by the coding sequence ATGCATGGCTCAACCTATCTCTACAGAATCATCGACGCAAATGCCAATCGCGCCCGCGAAGGACTGAGAACCGTCGAGGAATATCTCCGGCTCGCTCAGAACAGCACTGAATTGACTTTCCGCCTGAAGAGCCTGCGACACGAAATCACCGAAACTATCAGCAAACTGCGGATCGAGGACCAGATGATCCAGGCTCGCGCGAGCGATTCCGACGTGGGCGCAACCGACCCCGCCGGGTCAGAAGCGATCCGGACCTCTGCGGGCGATATCGTCGTCGCCAACCTGCGCCGCTCGCAGGAGGCGTTGCGCGTACTCGAGGAGTTCTCCAAGATGATTTCGCAAGAAGCCGCGTGCGCCTTCAAGAAGTTGCGGTTTTCAACCTACACCATCGAGCGCGACATACGCCTGCGCGCGCCGGAACGCCAAAAACCCGGGGGAGAGAGAGACCAGAAGTAA
- a CDS encoding ABC transporter ATP-binding protein: MIEIRNLSRYFGSLKAVDNLNLTVGEGEFFCFLGPNGAGKTTTIKILTGLLRPTSGTAIIAGYDITTDMVKAKRILGYIPDHPYVYEKLSGREFMKFVSGMYNLDSAATTGKIEELMRLFGIAEYADQLIEDYSHGMRQKLIFSATFLHSPKIVIVDEPWVGLDPKSIRFVKDYLKEKTRDGVSIFMSTHTLSIAEEVADRVGIIHKGRLIAHGTVAKVKASTERNLEDVFLQLTAEDPEIVAPPEAKS, from the coding sequence ATCATCGAAATCCGCAACCTCTCCAGATACTTCGGCTCCTTGAAAGCCGTTGATAACCTGAATTTGACTGTGGGCGAGGGCGAATTTTTTTGCTTTCTCGGTCCCAACGGAGCGGGCAAGACGACCACCATCAAGATCCTCACCGGACTGCTCCGGCCGACATCGGGAACTGCGATTATCGCCGGATACGATATCACCACCGATATGGTGAAGGCCAAGCGTATTCTCGGATACATACCCGACCATCCGTATGTTTACGAGAAACTGTCCGGACGGGAATTCATGAAATTCGTGAGCGGCATGTACAATCTGGATAGCGCCGCTACGACCGGCAAAATTGAAGAACTGATGAGATTGTTCGGCATAGCCGAATACGCCGATCAACTCATAGAAGACTATTCTCATGGGATGCGGCAGAAGCTGATATTCAGCGCCACGTTTCTCCATTCGCCGAAGATTGTGATCGTGGATGAGCCGTGGGTCGGCCTCGATCCGAAAAGCATCAGGTTCGTAAAGGATTATCTCAAGGAGAAAACGCGCGACGGTGTCAGCATCTTCATGTCGACCCACACGCTCAGCATCGCCGAAGAGGTTGCGGACCGGGTGGGGATCATCCATAAAGGACGCCTCATCGCGCACGGGACCGTTGCCAAGGTGAAGGCGAGCACCGAGAGAAACCTCGAGGACGTCTTTCTCCAGTTGACGGCCGAAGACCCGGAAATCGTCGCCCCCCCTGAGGCGAAAAGTTAG